DNA sequence from the bacterium genome:
GTCCCGGGTCCGCCCGCACGCCATGGTACGTCGATTGCAGACGGCGCCATGCAGATAACCGTAATCCGCCCGGCGGGGGTCCTCGCCGTGCGGTCGGCGCGGGAGTGGACATGGAGACGATCAAAACCAAGCGGCTCGGGCAGATCCTCATCGATGCCGGGTCGATCACCGCCGAGAACCTCGATCTGGCCCTGAAGGAACAGCGCCAGACGGGGGAGAAGCTCGGCATCACCCTGCAGCGCCTCGGCATGTGCACCGAGCGCGAGATCGCGCGCGTGCTGGCCGGCCAGGCGGGCGTGGCCTGCGTGGAGCTGGCGGGGCTCGAGCCCGGCGCCGAGGTGCTCGCGCTGGTGCCGCGCGACGCGGCCGAACGCCACAGCCTGGTGCCCCTCTCGCGGCAGGGCAGCCTGCTGCGGGTGGCCATGGCCAATCCGCTCGACCTGACCACCACCGACGAGCTCTCCCGCGAGACCGGCTGCTACGTGGAGGTCGTGCACGCGCCGGAGAGCGAGATTCGCGAGGCGATCCTGCGCTGGTACGGCCAGCAGGTGCACGACCGCGTCGCGTCCGGGCAGCTCGTCGAGGAGGCCCGGCAGGCCCTCGCCGAGGGGCGCAAGCTCGGCGAGGCCGACTCGCCGTTCATCCTGCTCGTCGATTCCCTGCTGCGCGACGCCGTGACCGACGGCGCCACCGACATCCACTTCGAGCCCGAAGAGAAGGTGATGCGGGTGCGCTACCGGGTGGACGGCGCCCTGAGCCAGGCCGCCGTGCTCCCGGTCGAGCTGCAGCCCATCGTCATCGCCCGCCTGAAGATCATGGCGGAGCTGAACATCTCTGAGAACCGCGTGCCGCAGGACGGCCGCATCCTCTTCGACGCCGGCCGCCGCAAGGTCGACCTGCGCGTCTCGACGCTGCCGATGATCCACGGCGAAGGCATCGTCTGCCGGATCCTGGACAAGGAGTCCCTCGTGCTGGGCCTCGACCGCCTGGGGATGCCCGCCGCCGTGGCGCCGGTCTTCACCCGCGACATCACGCGCCCGAACGGCATCATCCTCGTCACGGGCCCCACCGGTTCCGGCAAGACGACGACCCTCTACTCGGCGCTCAGCCACCTGAACAAGCCCGACACCAAGATCATCACCCTCGAGGATCCGGTGGAGTACGCCCTGCCGGTGATCAACCAGGCCCAGATCAACCTGGCCAAGGGCTTCACCTTCGCCAAGGGGCTGCGGGCGATCCTGCGCCAGGATCCGGACATCGTCCTCGTCGGCGAGATCCGCGACGCCGAGACGGCCCAGATGGCGATCCGTGCCGCCCTGACCGGTCACCTCGTCTTCTCGACGCTGCACACGAACAGCGCCGCCGGCGCCATCCCGCGCCTGCTCGACATGGGCGTCGAGCCGTTCCTGCTCTCGGCCACGCTGGTGTCGGTGCTGGCCCAGCGCCTCGTGCGGCGGGTGTGTCCGGACTGCGCCGAACCGGTGGCGCCGGCGGCGGCCGATCTGGCCCTGCTCGGGATCGGACCGGAGGATCTGGAGGGCGCGGCCCCCCGTGAAGGAAAGGGCTGCCCCATGTGCCGCGACACCGGCTACCGCGGCCGCATGGCCATCTTCGAGTACCTGCACGTCGATCCGGAGCTGCGGCGCCTGATCGCCGGCGGGGCCGAGTCGGGCGAGCTGGCCCGGGCGGCCGCGGCACAGGGCCAGCACGACCTGCTCCACGACGCCCTGACCCGCTACAAGGCGGGCCGGACGACCCTGGCCGAGGTGACGAAGGTGGTCGGATGAGGGAGTACCGCTACACCGCGCTGACGACGACGGGCCAGACGGTCTCGGGTGTCCGGCACGCCCGGAACGTCGAGGAGCTGACCACCGAGCTGCTGCAGAAGCGGCTCGTGCTGCTGCGCAGCCGCGTCACGCTGGGCACCCTGGGCAACCTCTTCAGCGCCAGCAACAGGGCCGCGGGCAAGGAGCTGCGCGAGTTCACGCGCCACATGGCCACCTGCCTCGGCGCCGGCATCCCGGCCCTCGCGGCCATCGGCGACTACCAGGGCGCCACCAGCGGCCCCTTCGCCGACGTGTTGGCCGACATCCGCGGCGACGTCTCGAGCGGCACCGCCCTGGACGAGTCGCTCGCGCGTCATCCCCACATCTTCTCGTCGCTCTACCTGGCCCTGATCCGGGCCGGTCAGAACTCGGGCAACCTGGACGAGAGCTTCGGCGAGCTGGTCGAGTACCTCGACTGGAACGAGGACCTGCGCAGCCAGACCCGGCAGGCGATGATCTATCCGGCCATGCTGCTGATGGCGATCATCGGGCTCTTCCTGCTGATGATGCTCTTCGTGATCCCGCGCTTCGAGGAGATCTTCGCCTCGGCCCGTTTCGAGATGCCGGCGCTGACCCGCAACGTCCTCGCGTTCGGGCACTGGCTCGGGCACTGGTGGTGGCTGCTGGGGGGCGCGGCGGCGGGGCTCGCCGCGGCGGCCTCCCTCGTGTTCCGCACCGAGCGGGGCGCCTGGCAGCGCGACCGCCTGCTGCTGCGGATCCCGGTCTACGGCACCTTCCGCAGCAAGCTGGCCCTGTCGCGCTTCAGCAAGACCTTCTCGCTGATCTTCGCCTCGGGCGTCGACCTGCTGCAGGTGTTGAACCTGACCAGCGGCGTCGTGGACAACCGCGTCATGGCGGCCCAGCTGCTGGAGGTGCGGGCCCGCGTCGCCGCCGGCGAGTCGCTGCGCGAGGCCTTCCGGTCGGCGCACACCTTCCCGCTGCTCATCCAGCGCCTGATCGCCGTCGGCGAGCAGACCGGTTCGCTCGACACGTCCCTGCGCGCGGCGTCGCGCTACTACGACAAGGAGATCCCCCGCGACCTGAAGCGCGCCTTCACGGTCTTCGAGGGGCTGGTCATCGTCCTGCTCGGGATCCTGGTCTGCGTCGCGGCGCTGTCGCTGCTGATGCCGATCATGTCCCTGCGGCCCAACGTCTAGGCGGAGTCATGATGGTACGGGAGCGCCAACGCAACAGGCTCGGCAACCGGGAGGGGTTCACCCTGCTGGAGATCGTCATCGCCGTGGCGATCGTGGCGGTCATGGCCGGGGCCCTGGCCCCGCTGGTGTTCCGCCAGCTCGAGAAGGCGCGCGAGGACGCCACGCGCGCCGAGCTCGACGCGATCCGCGCCGCCCTGCTCGACTTCTACACCGACACCGGCCGGCTGCCCACCGAGGGCGAGGGGCTGGCCGCCCTGGTGGCCGATCC
Encoded proteins:
- a CDS encoding type II secretion system F family protein, which gives rise to MREYRYTALTTTGQTVSGVRHARNVEELTTELLQKRLVLLRSRVTLGTLGNLFSASNRAAGKELREFTRHMATCLGAGIPALAAIGDYQGATSGPFADVLADIRGDVSSGTALDESLARHPHIFSSLYLALIRAGQNSGNLDESFGELVEYLDWNEDLRSQTRQAMIYPAMLLMAIIGLFLLMMLFVIPRFEEIFASARFEMPALTRNVLAFGHWLGHWWWLLGGAAAGLAAAASLVFRTERGAWQRDRLLLRIPVYGTFRSKLALSRFSKTFSLIFASGVDLLQVLNLTSGVVDNRVMAAQLLEVRARVAAGESLREAFRSAHTFPLLIQRLIAVGEQTGSLDTSLRAASRYYDKEIPRDLKRAFTVFEGLVIVLLGILVCVAALSLLMPIMSLRPNV
- the tadA gene encoding Flp pilus assembly complex ATPase component TadA, which translates into the protein METIKTKRLGQILIDAGSITAENLDLALKEQRQTGEKLGITLQRLGMCTEREIARVLAGQAGVACVELAGLEPGAEVLALVPRDAAERHSLVPLSRQGSLLRVAMANPLDLTTTDELSRETGCYVEVVHAPESEIREAILRWYGQQVHDRVASGQLVEEARQALAEGRKLGEADSPFILLVDSLLRDAVTDGATDIHFEPEEKVMRVRYRVDGALSQAAVLPVELQPIVIARLKIMAELNISENRVPQDGRILFDAGRRKVDLRVSTLPMIHGEGIVCRILDKESLVLGLDRLGMPAAVAPVFTRDITRPNGIILVTGPTGSGKTTTLYSALSHLNKPDTKIITLEDPVEYALPVINQAQINLAKGFTFAKGLRAILRQDPDIVLVGEIRDAETAQMAIRAALTGHLVFSTLHTNSAAGAIPRLLDMGVEPFLLSATLVSVLAQRLVRRVCPDCAEPVAPAAADLALLGIGPEDLEGAAPREGKGCPMCRDTGYRGRMAIFEYLHVDPELRRLIAGGAESGELARAAAAQGQHDLLHDALTRYKAGRTTLAEVTKVVG